GGCGCTCAGCCGGCCACCAGGGCTTCCAGAGCCGCCGGCACCATCTCCAGCTGGGGCGTTTCGGCAAACACCTCGGCGGCGTTGTTGGGGCTCTCCTGGAGACGCACCTTGTGCAGACGGGCTCCGGTGGCGGCGATCGGTGCGGCCAGCAGATCGGCGATGTGGAGGGCGATGTTCTCGGCGGTGGGCACGCAGTGGGCGAAGTGCTCCACATCCTTGTTGAGGAAGGTGTGGTCGAAGGGTTCCACCACCAGATCCTCCACCAGGCGCTGGAGTTCGGCCAGATCACACACCATGCCGGTGCGGGGGTCGATGGCACCGCGCACGGTGACGTCCAGCAGGTAGTTGTGGCCGTGGCCGTGGGGACGGGCACACTTGCCGTAGATGGCGTCGTTCTCGGCCTGGCTGAGCTCGGGACGGGCCAGGCGGTGGGCCGCGGCGAAGTGGGTGCGGATCGACAGGAAGGCTTCCATGGGGAGCGGGGCGGCAGGGAGCGGGGCGGAGGCCTCAGGGGCAGGGGCAGGGGCAGGGGCTGGCGGGGCGATCAGATCCACCCAGAGGTCGGCCTGCTCGTAGAGGCGGATGCCGGCCAGGGGCAGCAGCGGTGCCAGACGCCCCCAGATGGCCCGGCCAAGGGCCTCGGTGGTGGGCAGGCATCCCTCCGGACGGGAGAGATCGAACTCGGGCCACACCTCGTTGAGGTAGCGGAAGTCGAGCTGGGCGGTGACCGCCGAGCGGATGGCGTGCTTCACCTCCGAGAGATTGAGCACCATGCCGTGGCCGTCGAGCGGCCCGGCCATGGCCACGATCAGCTCGTAGTTGTGGCCGTGGCCGGGGGCATGGCTGCAGGGGCCGAAGCGGGCGACGTTCTCCTCGGGGGAGAGCTCCGGCAGCCAGTAACGGTGGCTGGCGCTGAAGGTGGCGCGGCGGGTGATCAGGCAGGGACGCCCCTTGCCGTGGGCCGCGGCGGCGGAAGGACGCGGGCTGCCGGAAGCGCTCGCCGCCTCCCGGGCCAGCCTGGGGCGGGCGCTTGCCGTCATGGGGCTCGTCGTACGTGGGACCATCCTAGAAACGCAATCTCCTGAGCCGACGGTCAGCGATGGCTGCTCCAGCACCGAACCAGGACCTGGCCAGGCGGCTGCAGGGGCTCAACCTCTACCTCGTGGGGATGATGGGCACCGGCAAGAGCGCCGTGGGCGCTCCCCTGGCCGCCGCCCTGGGCTACCACTTCGTGGATGCCGACACCGTGCTGGAGCAGGCGGCCGGCTGCGGCATCGCCGAGATCTTCGCCCAGGACGGCGAGGCCCGCTTCCGCGAGCTGGAGACGGCCGTGCTGGGGCAGATCAGCGGCTGGCACTCGCTGGTGGTGGCCACCGGCGGGGGCGTGGTCACCCGTCCCCGCAACTGGGGCCACCTGCACCAGGGGGTGGTGGTGTGGCTGGATGCGCCGCCCGAGCTGCTGCTGCACCGGCTGCGCCACGACCCCACCCCGCGCCCGCTGCTGGCCGACCCGGATCCGGCGGCCCGCCTGGAGGAGCTGCTGCAGGTCAGGCGCCCCCTCTACAGCCAGGCCGACCTGCGCATCCTCCAGAACGGAGCCCCCCCCGAGGCCGTGGCCGCCGAGGTGATCGCCGCCCTCCCCGCGATCCTGCGGCAGCGCCCGGCCGCCCCTGAGCAGCCCGTGCTGCTGTGCGATGCCGGGGGCCACCTCACCACCTCGCTCAACCTCCACCCGGAGGATCCAGCCGCACCGCGAACCACTGGATGACCAGACCAGGCTCCAGCTCGAGTTCACAGGCCGTCTCCAGCAGACGCTCGGCCCGCTCCCGCCCGCCGGACAGGGCGGCGAGGTCGGCGGGGACGCGGGGCAGCC
This portion of the Cyanobium sp. NIES-981 genome encodes:
- a CDS encoding 6-carboxytetrahydropterin synthase translates to MTASARPRLAREAASASGSPRPSAAAAHGKGRPCLITRRATFSASHRYWLPELSPEENVARFGPCSHAPGHGHNYELIVAMAGPLDGHGMVLNLSEVKHAIRSAVTAQLDFRYLNEVWPEFDLSRPEGCLPTTEALGRAIWGRLAPLLPLAGIRLYEQADLWVDLIAPPAPAPAPAPEASAPLPAAPLPMEAFLSIRTHFAAAHRLARPELSQAENDAIYGKCARPHGHGHNYLLDVTVRGAIDPRTGMVCDLAELQRLVEDLVVEPFDHTFLNKDVEHFAHCVPTAENIALHIADLLAAPIAATGARLHKVRLQESPNNAAEVFAETPQLEMVPAALEALVAG
- a CDS encoding shikimate kinase, translating into MAAPAPNQDLARRLQGLNLYLVGMMGTGKSAVGAPLAAALGYHFVDADTVLEQAAGCGIAEIFAQDGEARFRELETAVLGQISGWHSLVVATGGGVVTRPRNWGHLHQGVVVWLDAPPELLLHRLRHDPTPRPLLADPDPAARLEELLQVRRPLYSQADLRILQNGAPPEAVAAEVIAALPAILRQRPAAPEQPVLLCDAGGHLTTSLNLHPEDPAAPRTTG
- a CDS encoding chlororespiratory reduction protein 7, with amino-acid sequence MSDPLIRELDHYVVLEPGGTEEILTAADTVLWLERQLARLPRVPADLAALSGGRERAERLLETACELELEPGLVIQWFAVRLDPPGGG